The genomic window TCGGTAGCCCCGTCGGCGGTCGGTTCGATCCTCGGAGTCCTTGAAGGTCAACAGCTATTTCCCCGTCACGATCCAAAACCTACATAAATCGATCGCGGTCCCGATTCGCGGGACCGCGCTGCGAGGACACTATGGAAGACACGTCGAAATATCTCATCCACGCCGATGTCACGGCCGAGGGGGTCGTCGAGCGGAGCGACGTCGTCGGCGCGATCTTCGGTCAGACCGAAGGCCTGCTCGGCGACGAACTCGATCTCCGCGATCTCCGCCAGTCACAGAAAGTCGGACGCATCGACGTCGAAATAGTCAGTACCGGCGGCCAGTCTCGAGGCCATCTCACCATCGCGACCAGCCTCGACAAGGTCGAGACCGCGACGCTCGCCGCCGCCCTCGAGACGATCGATCGAGTCGGTCCCTGTCGGGCCGACCTCGAGGTGACCGAGATCGAGGACGTCCGCGCCGCCAAGCGCAAGGCGGTCGTCGACCGCGCGAAGGAACTGCTCCAGACGGGGTTCGACGACAGCGTGATGTCCTCCGAGGAGATCCTCGCGGAGGTCCGCCAGCACGTCCGCGTCGAGGACATCACCGAGTACGAGGGACTGCCCGCGGGGCCGCGAGTGACGGACAGCGACGCGATCATCGTCGTCGAGGGACGGGCCGACGTCCTCACCCTCCTCAAGTACGGCGTCAAGAACGCCATCGCGGTCGAGGGCACCAACGTCCCCGACGCGGTGGCCGAACTGACCCACCACCGCACGGTCACTGCCTTCCTCGACGGGGATCGGGGCGGCGACCTCATCTTAGAGGAACTGTCGCAGGTCGGCGACGTCGACTACGTCGCGTTCGCGCCGGCCGGCGAGTCCGTCGAGGACTTAGACCACCACCAGCTGTTCACCGCCCTCCGGAACAAGGTTCCCTACGATACCGTCTCGGGGATGAACGAGCCCCGGGAGGCCGTCGCCGCGACCGACGGCAGCTCGACGCCGGCTCCGGCCCCGACGGAGTCGGCGGCCGACCGCGACGCCGACGGCTCGTCGCAGGCGATCGACGGCCCCGCGGAGTCACCGCCCGAGACGGTGAGTCCGTCGACGCCGTCCGGCGACGCGAGCGACAGGAGTCGGACCGCCGTCGACGATGACGGTGTCGGCCACGGCGACGAGTCCGGTTCGTCCGCGTCGGAACAGACCGCGGGGTCGGCGTCGGTCGAGACCGATTCCGACGCGGAGGCGGCGACCGGGGACGACGAGGACGCCGAACCCGAGACCGTCTACGGCCACGCGACGGCGATCGTCCGACGAAACACCGACCGCGTCCGCTTTCTCGACGCGGACGGCGACGCCGTCGACGAGACCGACGCGAGCGACGCCTACGCCGCCCTCGAGTCCCTCGAGACGGTGCCGACGGCGATCGTCCTGGACGAGATCCTCGACCAGCGGCTGCTCGATCTGGCGGCGGATCGCGGCGTCGAGCGGATCGTCGCGCGCTCGCTGGGCCAGTTCACCAAGCGACCCACCGACGTGCGGATCCACGCGATCGACGACATCGCCGAGGAGCCGCCCGACACGGAGTGACGGCCGTCGATCGGATCGTCCGACCGTCCCGGTTCGGGACGACACGTGACTGGTAGTAGGCGTTCGGCATCTCATCTCGGACGAGCGCCGCGTGAGTCAACCCACGCGGGAGGACTGTGTCACGTCCTGGTGTTCCGACGACGACACGGGCACGTGTCCCTCCCGATCGACGTGACGGACGGTGGGGTCGACTCCCTCGGGGAATCGTCGGGGTATCGAGGCGAGCGTCGGCACCGTCCCCGGACTGTGGCCGGAAGCGTCGCGGTCGTCGTCGGCGCCGGACTGTCTCTGTGGATCGAGCGGACGACCGCGGGCTGTGGCTGTGGCGGCGGCTGTTGAGCCGCGTCGCAGACCGACACGATCGCTTCGGTTTCGCTCACTCCCGTCGCATGGGACCCGGACGAGTAATTGATATGCGACCAGTGTCGAGCGACTGGTAATGACTCCGCCACCGACGGCCGCGCTCGGGTTGCTCGGCGCCTGGGCGCTCGTGATATTCTGGGTGACTGCGGCCGGCGCGATCGCGCAAGCGCGCGACGACGATCGACTGGACTCCCTCGTCCCGGACGAACGACTCGACGGACTCGACGACTCCCCGTCGGGCCGAGCGACCGAGCGCTCGTTCCCCACGGCCGACGACTGACGACCCCGAACCGCGACGGACCGACGCCGCACCCGCCGACACCGATTTCTCGTTTCCTCAGCCGAGCACGGCGAACGACAACACCAGCAGCGCACAGACCAGCGCGCCCGAGAGCGTCGCGAGGAAGTTGACGCTCTGGTTGCCCAGCACTCGCCCCTCGAGGGTCGCCCCCAGCAGGCTGTCGACGGTCATGCCGACGACGCCGGCGGCGACGATGATCACCGCGCCGACGGCCGAGACCTCCTCGAAGAGACCGTAGGAGATCCCGGCGACGACGGTCGCGCCGACGATGCCGGCGATCTCTCCCTGCCAGGTGACCCCGCCGTCGGTGCCGGGTTCGACGGGTTCGAGGGTGGTGATCAGCCGCGGCGTCTCGAAGACGCTCCCGATCTCGCTCGAGAGGGTGTCGCTCATCGCCGTCGCGACGGAGCCGGCGAAGGCGAAGAGGAACAGGCTCGGCTCCGGATCGCCGGGCAACAGCGTCGCCGAACTGGCCGCGTAGCCCAGGACGGCCCCGAGCGCGACGGCGGCGTTGCCCAGCACGTTCCCGCTGCCGCGGGCGCCGTTGTTGTCCTCGGCGACGCCCAGTTCCGTCTTCTCCTCGTAGCGGTACTTCGAGGAGAGCCCGCCGATGGCGAAGAAGGTGATGAGGACGGCGAACCAGCCGTAGCCGCCGAGGACGATCGTCAACAGCCCCAGCAGGGTCCCGGTGAGCATCCCCGCGATCGAGGCCGTCTCGAGGGCGTAGGAGGCGTAGCCGAAGGCGACGGTGATCGCGAGCGCGGCGGCGATCTCCCCCCCGGAGAGGGCCAGCGCCGGCTCGAGCTCAGCGAGCAGCCACGCGAGGAGGCCGACCGTGAGCATGACGACGGGATCGTCGTTCGCGAACAGGACGTCCCGGAGCAGCGACGCCAGCAGCGCGCCGCTGGCACCGAGAAAGACCATCGTCGGCAGCGCCGCCGACAGCGACTCGAGGGCGGCGCCGTCGGCGATCGAGCGCGCCGCCGTCTGTCCGACGACGGCGGCGAGGGTCGCGACGACGCAGAAGACCGCCACGTGGACGACGTCGCGATCGGTCCACTGGCCGGCGAGCTGCTCGGCGAGGTTGCCGTAGCCGACCAGCAGGACGGTCCCGACGAAGACCGCGACCGACATCGACGTCGTGACCGCGATGAGACCGAGCGTGGACCCCGCGAGTACGAGCGTGACGATGCCGTAGAGACGCCCCGCCTCGTAGTCGCTCGGATAGGCCAGCAGTTCGAAGAGCGGCCCGTCAGTCACGGCGAGCGCCCCGAGGACCGCGACGGCGGCGATCGCGGCACCGACCTGCGGATTGCCGAGCGGAACGGCGAGTGCGAGCGTACAGAGGGCCGCAAACACGCCTGCTCGCCGAACAGGTGCTGTCACGATATCGAGTCCTTTCTGTGGCGTTCACTTGAAGCTTCGTGAACTGCGGTGTGGCCGTTCTGCCGCGCCTCAACGGTGTGCTGCGTCGGAACGACTCCGTTCCGCCGGCCGACATTTCGGTCGCGGACCGGGACGATCGCTGCTCTGACTGGGGAATCGCTGCTCGCGAAAACCCGAAACCGGTATCACACCGGACCGGAAACTCACTGCCGTGGGTCTGTACGAACAGTATCTCGCTCTGCGGATCCGTCGCCACGACGGCGAACTCCCCGATCACATCGCGCTCGTCATCACCGAGCGCGACCTCCTGGAGCGGGACGCCTACGAGACGCTGACGGATTTCTTCGCGTGGGCCTTCGAGTACGCTACCCAGGTGACCGTCTACGTCAGCGTCCTCGACGCCGCGGCGGTGCCGGCCCTGCGACGCGAACTCGAGACGCTCGAGGCGCCCCGCGAGGTGGCCGTCCGCGGCCCGGAGGATCGAACGCCGGCGGAAGCGCCCATTCGAATCGGGATCGGTCTCGGCGGAAAACACGAGTTCACCAGCGCGGTCCGGACGCTCGCGGAACACGTCGACGACGGGCAGCTGGCGCCCGAGGAGATCGACGACGAGCGGGTCGAAGATCACCTCATCTTCCCCTCCGAGCCCGATCTCGTGATCAAGACCGGCGCCGAACGGCTCTCGGATTTCATGATCTGGCAGTCGGTCTACTCGGAGCTGTACTTCACGGACGTCAACTGGCGGGACTTCCGCAAGCGGGACTTCCTGCGGGCCGTCCGGGAGTACTGTAACCGATCGCGTCGGTTCGGTCGCTAACGGCGCGGGTCACGGGACTCGACCGACTCGCGGTCGTCGCCGTTCGGCGGCGTTCCCAGCGGTTCCTCGAGGGCGACGACGGGCCCCGACAGGTGGACGGTTTCCGACCGGAGTTCGTACTCGAGCAGCCCGTGGTCCTCGAGTTTCGGCAGCGTCACGTGAACGAGCGCGACGCGAACCGCCGCTCGGGTTCGCTCGCCGTCGAACGCGGCGATGTCGGCCGCCAGCCGATCGAGCGAGATCGGCGGCTCACACCGCGACAGGACCGGAAGCGCGATCCGCGTCCGCGAACTACCGAGCAGGGTCGCGGCCGTCTCGGTCGAGCAATCCGCCAATCGCGTGAGCCGCTCGATGTCGACGACGGTGGCAGCTACAATCGCAATTATTACGTCCATATATGGGGGAAAATTTCCGGGACGGAGCGACTCCGCTGTCGGGTTCGGGGCTTCGTCGACGGTCGCCGACGCGGTCAGTCGGCGGCCCGGCGGCTCGAGTCGATTCCGTCGCCCTGTTCGCTCTGGATCGCGTCTAACTCCTCCAGATCGGGCTGTTCGGACGTCGGGAGCGAGTCGCGGAACCGCTCGACGATCGACTTCGCCTCCGCGAGTTCGGCGTCGCTGACGGCGCCGAGCAGGGCCAGCGCCCGTCGGGCACGGTTCCGCCGCCAGGATTCGGCGCGGTGTTCGTAGGTCCGAATCCCCCGTAGGAAGTCCGTCTTGGAGAACTCCGGCCAGTAGGGCGTACAGAAGAAGACGGCCGCCTCGTTGCCGTTGGCGTGCCACGGCAGGAAGTTCGAGGTTCGCTCTTCGCCGGCGGGTCGAATGATGAGATCGACGTCTCGAAGCGGTCGGTCGTACAGTCGACGTTCGATGTCCTCGATATCGATCTCCTCGGGATCGAGTTCTCCCGCTTCGACATCCTCGGCGACCCCACGGGTGGCCTCGAGCAGCCGCGAGCGACCGCCGTACGCGAGCGCGATATTGAGCACGAACCGGTCGTAGTCGGACGTGCGGCGTTCGGCGTACTCGATGGCGTTTTGAACCCGATCGGGGAGCAGCTCCGTTTCGCCGATAGCGCGGATACAGACCTCGTTCTCGTGAACGCGGTCGGCCTCCGCGAACTCGTGGAGTTTCTCGCAGATCAGGTCGAACAGCGCCTCGTTTTGCTCGTCGGGTCGATTGAAGTTCTCCGTCGAAAACGTGTACAGCGTCAACTCCTCGACGCCGATGTCCTGGCACCACTCGAGGACCCGTTCGGTCGTCTTCGCTCCTTTGCGGTGGCCCTCGGGAGCATCGTCGCCGTTGCTGCGGGCGTACCGTCGGTTCCCGTCTTGAATCACTGCGACGTGGGTCGGTGCGCCGGAGATCTCCCGCGAGAGCAACCCCTCGTAGGCAGCGTCGACGCGTTCACGGAGCCACCGCTTCATTGCTCGAGTAAAGGTCTCCTATCCCTATGTGTCTTGTGTGGCATCCCACGGCATGCAAACGCCGGCCGCTCGAGAGAATCGTGACCGCTATCCGTTCGGCCCCGCTCGGTTCGGACAATGGCAGACGCGATCGACGACGACCTCTACCAGCGGACCAAGGCACTGCTCGAGCCCGGCGAGATCGATCTCAACGGCGCGATCGTCCACACTGACTACGACGGCCAGGAGGACGTCCAGATGATGCAGGCCACCCTCGACGTCGGCGACATCATCGCCGACAAGTCGGGGTACGATCCGGACGACTGCTACGTCTACTCGGGCAACGACGACCCCGACTTCTCCTCGAACCAGCATCAGGGACTGACGCTGGACGACGAGGAGTTCGTCTGGGAGTGCCAGCAGCTGCTGCGCGAGGGGAGCTTCGACATCGTCATCTACTACCGGGCGAGCGCGGACCACGAGGCGATCCTCGAGGAGATCCGCGAGCTCGGCCACGAGGTCACCGGCGTTCGGGGCGACGAGTAGCGGGATCGAATCGACGCGCCGGTTCTCGACCGGACGTCGCTCTCGCCGCCGGACGCTCGAGTCGGGGCGCGCCGACTCGGGAGGCCCGTCTCCGAGTTCCTTATAGTTCGGTAGTCCGGAGTGGCGCGTATGACCACTGACGTCGACCTCACGGAGCGCGAGCGGGCGGTCGTCAACGCCTATCAGGGCGGATTTCCCGTCACCGATCGGCCGTTCGAACCGGCCGCGGCCGCACTGCGCGATCGCGGGGTCGACATTTCGGCGACCGAGTTGCTCGAGACGATCAGCGAGTTGGACGAGCGCGGCGTCCTCTCGCGGTTCGGCCCGCTCGTCAACGCCCAGGAGATCGGCGGCGCGGCGACGTTGGTGGCCATGCACGCCCCCGAAGAGCGGTTCGACGAGCTCGTCGAGCGAGTCAACGATCACCGCGAGGTCGCGCACAACTACGAGCGCGAGCACCCCCATCTCAACGTCTGGTTCGTCGTGAGCGTCGCCGACGAGGACCGCGTCGACGACGTCCTCGCGGAGATCGAGGACGAAACTGGGCAGGAGACGTACAACCTGCCGAAACAGCAGGAGTTCCGCGTCGAGGCGAAGTTCTACGTCGACGGCCCGCTGGACGGCGACGGCGACGTCGAGCGCGCCGGCGTCGACTGCACCGATCTCGGCCCCGACGTGGCGCCGGCCGACAGCGAGACGCTCTCGCCGGCCGAGCGCGACCTGATCCTCGAGGTCCAGGACGGCCTCCCCCTCACCGAGACGCCGTACGCCGACGTCGCCGACGCCATCGGTCGAGAGACCGAATGGGTCCTCGAGACGATCAAACGGTTCGAACGGGAGAGGAAGATCCGCCGGATCGGCGTCGTGCCCAACCACTACGCGCTGGGCTACACGGAGAACGGGATGACGGTCTGGAACGTGCCCGACGAGCAGGTCGACGAGGTCGGCCCCGAGATCGCCGCCCTGCCGTTCGTCACTCACTGCTACGAGCGGCCGCGCCACGAGGGCGTCTGGCCGTACAACTTCTTCGCGATGACCCACGGCCGCAGCGAGGACGAGAGCCGACGGCGGATCGAACAGGTTCGGGAACGGATGGACGACCACTGGAACGTAACTGACGACGACTGGGACACCTTGCACTCCACACAGATCTTGAAGAAGACCGGTATTCGTTTGGACGAGCGTGCCGAGGCGAACACCGAGGCCGAGTAACGGATGACGAACGAACGTTCGATACCGAAATGATTCCACTCCTGCACGATTTCACGGGCGCGACGGTACTCGTCTTCGGCGGCGGTCGGGTCGGCTCTCGGAAGGCCCGACGGTTCGCCCGCGAGGCCGACGTGATCGTCGTCAGTCCCGACTTCGCCGACCGGGAGTTCGGCGGGGCCGAACTGATCCGTTCCGCGCCCGATCCGGCCGACGTCGACGGCTGGCTCGAGCGAACGGACCCCGCGCTGGTCGTCGCCGCGACCGACGACGCGGCGCTCAACGAGGCCGTCGCGGAGGCGGCTCGAGCGCGCGGAGCGCTGGTCAATCGCGCCGATCGATCGGGCGAGCGCGACGTCGGCAGCGTCGTCGTTCCCGCGACCGTGCGCGAGGACCCCGTCGTCGTCTCGATCGCGACCGGCGGTACCGCCCCCGCGTTGAGCAAGTACCTCCGGCAGGACCTCGAGGAGACGCTCGCGGGAGCCGGTGAGATGGCGCGGGCGTGTGCCGAGTTGCGGACGGAACTGAAATCCCGGGACGTTCCGCCCGAGCGACGGCGGGAGCTCGTCACCGGCGTCGTCAATTCTCCGGACCTTTGGACAGCTTTACGTACCGGTACTTCCAACTATCGTCAAGTGATTGAGGACGTGCTGGACGAGGAACTATCTACTGGGGGTGATCGACCGTGATCTCGGCCGGAGTCGTCACGGCTGCGCGCGTGACACACGAGAGCGGTAGCGTCGACGACCTCGCGGCCGCGAGTCCCGAGAGCCAACGCGCCGCCGTCGCCGACCTGCTCTCGGTGCCGGAGATCGAGGAGGCGTACGTGCTCTCGACGTGCAACCGCGTCGAGGCCTACGTCGTCGGCACCGACGCCGCCGTCGGCCGGGCCGCTCTCGAGGAATTCTTCACCGGGGTCGAGGACGACGCCGTCGTCGTCACCGACCACGACGAGAGCCTCCACCATCTGCTGTCGGTCGCGGCCGGCCTCGAGTCGGTCGTCCTCGGGGAGGATCAGATTCTCGGACAGGTCCGGACCGCCTACGAGGACGCCCGGACCACCGGCGGCATCGACGAGATGCTCGAGACCGCCGTGACGAAGGCGATCCACGTCGGGGAACGGGCACGCACCGAGACCGAGATCAACGAGGGCGTCGTCTCGCTGGGCTCGGCGGCGACGAAACTCGCCGGTCGAGAGATCGACCTCGACGGGACGACCGCGCTCGTCGTCGGCGCCGGTGAAATGGGCCGGCTCGCGGCTCGCAGCCTCGCCGACGCCGGGGTGGACGACGTCGTCGTCGCGAACCGGACGATCGATCACGCCGAACACCTCGCGGCCGAACTCGACGTCGCCGCCGAGGCGGTCCCCTTAGAGGCGCTTTCCACCGTCGCCAGCGGTGCCGACGTCGTCGTCACCGCGACCGGTAGCGAGGAGCCGATCCTCGAGTCGGAACAGCTCGCGACCGACGGCGACGTCGACGCCGGTCCGGACCGGGTCGTCGTGGACCTCGGTCAGCCCCGCGACGTCGATCCGGCCGCCGACGAGCTCTCGACCGTCGCCGTCTACGACTTGGACGACCTCGAGTCGGTCACCGAGGAGACCCGCGAACAGCGGTCCGACGCGGCCAGCGAGGTCGAGTCGATGGTCGACCGCGAGTTCGAGCTGCTCTGTGACCAGTACAAGCGCGCCCGCGCCGACGAGGTGATCGCCGCGATGTACGAGTCCGCCGAGCGCATGAAGGAACGCGAACTCGAGACGGCGCTGTCGCGACTCGACGGCGAGGAATTCTCCGAGCAGCAGCGAGAGGTCGTCGAGGCGATGGCCGACGCGCTGGTCAACCAGCTGCTCGCCCCGCCGACCAAGAGCCTCCGCGAGGCGGCGGCCGAAGACGACTGGAGCACGATCAACACCGCCCTCCAGCTGTTCGATCCCGACCTCAGCGGCGCCGACGAGCCGGTCGCCCCGCCCGTAACCGGCGCCGCGGCCCCGCTCGAGGCGACCGACGACGACTGATACGGATTCGTGTCCGTAGTTACCGCCGATCGGCCTCGCGAGTCGCCGATCGGTGGGAATTGATGACACGAATCCGTATGACGGTCAGTACCAGAGCTTCGTCGCGTCGACGATATCGAGGGCGTCGTCGGCTTCGACTTCCCATATTCTGAGGACGAGGTGTGCCTTGCAGTAGTACTCGGTCGTCTCGATCCCGGTGTGTTCGTTTTTGAGAACGAGTTGGCACGTCTCGTCGTTCGCACAATCGCCTGACCGATCACACATTACACTGCCAGCACGTACTCCGTTCGGGGATAAGTCCTTGTCGGCGCCTCCGTTCGTTCGCGACCCCGATTCCGTCGGTCGATTCGGTCGCGACGCGTCCCGCCGATCTTCGCTCAGTGAATCGCCGATTCGTCCCGTTCGAGGCGGTCTCGAGACCTGTCACGGCGAATACGGCGTGGCACAATCATTATTTGATTGGCTTCCGTTCGGGCGACTATGGCCGACCTACTCTCCGACGACGAGATCGATGCGCAACTACCCGACGAATGGTCGCGCGAGGGCGACGAGATCGTTCGGGCCTACGAGTTCGACGACTACCTCCGCGGCGTCAACTTCGCCCAGATGGTCGGCGAGATCGCCGAGGCGCAGGTCCACCATCCCGAGATCGTCATCCGCTACGAGGAAGTCGAGATCCGACTGACCTCCCACGAGGAGGGCGGGATCACGGAACAGGACATCGAGATGGCGGAGCTGATCGAGTCAGAGCGCGACGCCTGAGTCGAGAATGGAGGCACGGTACGTCTTCCGCGCCGAACTCCGCCTCGAGGCCGACGAGGCCGAGGTTTCCCTCGAGCCGTCGACGACCGGGACGACCGTTACCGTCTTTCGCGAGGCGCCGGAGCCGGGCGAGGAGGGCTGGCTGTTCTTCCGCGATACGCTGTGGCGCGGCGAGGTGGGCGACGCCGAGTACGGCCGTCGGCTCGCCGAGGAGTGGCTCGGCGAGCCCGTCGAGTCGGTCTCGTTTCGCGAACTCCAGGTCGACGAGGCGTACTTCGCGGCGCTGAAGAAGGAGATCGCCGACGACCTCGAACTCTTCAACGCCGAGAACGTTTCGGAAGTGCTCTCGAAGTACCTCGGCTCGAGTATCCGGGTCAGGGGCGACGACGAGTAGAAACGGTTCGTCGTCTTCGCCTCGATCCTCGTCCCAGTCGAGCGCCCTACTCCTTCGCCGGGCCGTCCGACGCGTCGCCGGACTCGCCAGCGACGTTCGGATCGTCGAATGTCGCACACGCGTCGAGTAGCGTTTCGACCGCCGCCGACGGATAGTCGAGACACAGCGTTCCGGTTCGGCGATCGGACGAGACGACGCCGCTTTCCTCCAGCATCGGAACGTCGACGTGAACGAACATGGTTTCGACCTCCCGAACTCGATCGTCGGCGACGTCCTCGGGATCGGTCCCGGCCAGTTCGGCGGCGACGTATCTCGCGAGAGCGGTCCGGTCCCGCAGGTCGTGTTCTCGCAGGTAGTACAGCGCGTACCGTCGCCGTCGGTTGCTCAGCAATCGCAGGAACTCGTCGAGGTCGGGGACCCCGCCGTCGGGGACGCTCGGAGCCGAGAACGGTTCCATTCGAGCGCTCGAGCCACCATCGTCGTCGGAGTCGTCCTCCCACTTGTCCATACTACCACTCGTGTATAACATCCGGTTATATATTTGGGATGGTACGGCGCACCTCATGAATGGGTTCTAGTAATACTTGGGATGATATTTGATCGATCTAGCGCTCCGGATCGTCACCGGGTCTCGCCCGCCGGCGTCCGACGCGGAGAACAGGCGATACATCTTTACTCGAGACGACCGTATCCCTGTGTCCGATGGACGGCGAGTACGACTTCTGGCTGCTCGACCTCGACGGGACGCTCGTCGACGTCGAGTGGTCCTACACTCGGGACGTGTTCGATCGGGTCGGTGAACGGCTCGAGTACGAGTTCACTGACCGGGAGGCCGACATTCTCTGGAGCGGGCTGACCGGCTCCCGGGACCGACAGCTCCGGGAGTGGGGCATCGATCCCGACGAGTTCTGGACGGCCTTCCACGACGAGGAGGATCCGATGGTTCGCGCCGAACAGACCTATCTCCACGACGACGCCGGGTTCGTCGCCGACCTCGAGGAACCAGTGGGGCTGGTGACCCACTGTCAGGAGTTCCTCTGCGAGCCGGTGCTCGACCGGCTCGGGATCCGCGACTGGTTCGACGCTCGGCTCTGTTGTACCCCCGAGACGGGGTGGAAACCCGACCCGAACCCGGTCTACCGCGTGATGGACGAACTCGGCGTCGGCGAGAACGGCCACGCGGGCGTCCTCGCGGGCGACGGCGCCAGCGACGTCGGCGCGGCCTGGAACGCCGGTCTCGACGCGATCCACGTCGAGCGCGTCGGCCACGAGCGCCGGGGGCGGTGCGTCCGCGGCGACTACCGCGTCGAGTCGTTCGACGAACTGTTCTGATCGCCTCGCGGTTCGCGACGACCCGTGCCCGACTCGAGGCGCCCGCCCCTCGCGGTCGCTCGCGACCCCTGGATAGACACCGAAAAGGCTTCAGGAACCTGGTCGCAGATAGCGATAGAGACGCGATGAAGTACTGTCTGAACTGCGACTGGCATACGAGCGCGACCGACGAACCGTCCGCCCACGCTCGATCGCGCGCGGCGATCGAACACCACGTCGAGACCGGGCACACGATCGACTCGAGCGACGGCGTCGTCCCCCCGCGGATCCCCGACGTTGCCGACGAGGTCTTCGTCGGCGATCTGGTTCCCTCGAGCGACTGACGCTCGCTCGGCGTCCGTCGCGGCCCGCGTCCGAGCGATGGTGGCCGCTCCGGTTCGTCTTCCTCACCGCTGCGCTGCCGAGCGGTCGGCTGAGACCGCACAATCCAGCGTGACAGCCCTCGACTGCCCGACGCTCGTCCGATCTGCGTATCGGAGGTGTTTTGTGGCGGTACCAACAAGCGGGAGTAGACGGCACGGTCAGCAGTCACCTTTCAGCCTGCGTGGTCTCCACGCGGGTTCACCTGCCTTGACCTACCCCGTCGCTTCAACAACCGCGAGCGGTCGCTATGGCGGATTCTGGGATACGTCGACGAAACGTCCGGCAGCCGTGCAGACGGACTGATTCTTTCCGGCGCGCTCGAGGCGGACGGTTCGAGTCGGTCGCGGGGGTAACGCGACCGAGCGCTAGTCGTACTGCGTCTCGAGGTAGTCGACGATCTCCTCGCTCTCGTAGCGCGTCTCCTCCCGGTCGGTGTCGACGAGGAACGGGATCGCGTCCTCACCGCCGATGGCCTCCATCGCCTGCAGCGTCTGTTCGTTGAGCGTGTCACCGCCCTCGTCGCCCGGCCGCCGGGGATTGTGGATCACGTACGAGACGCCGAGATCGGTGAGTTTCTCTCGGACCTTCGCGCTGTGCGGACAGCCCTCCGCCTGGTAGAGTTCGAGCATGCACGGCCACCGTCGCCGCTCTGCGGCGTAACTGTTGGCCATGCACTCGTCGCGTGCCGTCCTCGAGCGGCGTCGCCTGTACCCGACCCGCGTCGCGGTCCGTCCTCGAGTCGCTCCGTCTCGGAGTCGGATCGCCGCGCGTCGCTCACTCGAGTCGCGAGCGCTCGCCGGCCGGCTGGAGTTCGTCGTCGACCAGCGTCTCGTAGGCCCGGCGGAACCGCTCGGAGAGCGCCTGATGGGAGATCCCCAGCTCGTCGGCCAGTTCCTCCATCGAGATGCCGCGGGGGATCTCGAAGTAGCCGTGCTCGAGGGCGGCCTCGAGGGCCTCCTGCTGTTCGGGGGTCAGCTGCGTCTCGTCGTCCGTGACGCCGCTGACGTCGCTGACCCGGCGCAGATCGGCGGAGATACCGGCCTCCTCGAGGCGGTCGTAGGCGTCGACGAGGGCGTCGCGGTCGCGAAACCGGACCCGCACCTGCCACCAGCCGTCGGTGCCCCACATCTCGAGCAGCGAGCCGCCCTCGGCGAGCAGTTCGTCGCTGAGTCGGACCGTCTCGTCCACGAAGTTCACGTCGTACAACAGCCGGGACTCGGTCTCGACGAGGAGTTCGTGGCCCGCGACCGTCGGGTCCGCCTCGAAGGCGGCCTCGGCCGTCTCGCGGTCGACGTCGG from Haloterrigena sp. KLK7 includes these protein-coding regions:
- the dnaG gene encoding DNA primase DnaG; the encoded protein is MEDTSKYLIHADVTAEGVVERSDVVGAIFGQTEGLLGDELDLRDLRQSQKVGRIDVEIVSTGGQSRGHLTIATSLDKVETATLAAALETIDRVGPCRADLEVTEIEDVRAAKRKAVVDRAKELLQTGFDDSVMSSEEILAEVRQHVRVEDITEYEGLPAGPRVTDSDAIIVVEGRADVLTLLKYGVKNAIAVEGTNVPDAVAELTHHRTVTAFLDGDRGGDLILEELSQVGDVDYVAFAPAGESVEDLDHHQLFTALRNKVPYDTVSGMNEPREAVAATDGSSTPAPAPTESAADRDADGSSQAIDGPAESPPETVSPSTPSGDASDRSRTAVDDDGVGHGDESGSSASEQTAGSASVETDSDAEAATGDDEDAEPETVYGHATAIVRRNTDRVRFLDADGDAVDETDASDAYAALESLETVPTAIVLDEILDQRLLDLAADRGVERIVARSLGQFTKRPTDVRIHAIDDIAEEPPDTE
- a CDS encoding Lrp/AsnC family transcriptional regulator, with product MTTDVDLTERERAVVNAYQGGFPVTDRPFEPAAAALRDRGVDISATELLETISELDERGVLSRFGPLVNAQEIGGAATLVAMHAPEERFDELVERVNDHREVAHNYEREHPHLNVWFVVSVADEDRVDDVLAEIEDETGQETYNLPKQQEFRVEAKFYVDGPLDGDGDVERAGVDCTDLGPDVAPADSETLSPAERDLILEVQDGLPLTETPYADVADAIGRETEWVLETIKRFERERKIRRIGVVPNHYALGYTENGMTVWNVPDEQVDEVGPEIAALPFVTHCYERPRHEGVWPYNFFAMTHGRSEDESRRRIEQVRERMDDHWNVTDDDWDTLHSTQILKKTGIRLDERAEANTEAE
- a CDS encoding undecaprenyl diphosphate synthase family protein yields the protein MGLYEQYLALRIRRHDGELPDHIALVITERDLLERDAYETLTDFFAWAFEYATQVTVYVSVLDAAAVPALRRELETLEAPREVAVRGPEDRTPAEAPIRIGIGLGGKHEFTSAVRTLAEHVDDGQLAPEEIDDERVEDHLIFPSEPDLVIKTGAERLSDFMIWQSVYSELYFTDVNWRDFRKRDFLRAVREYCNRSRRFGR
- a CDS encoding DUF5778 family protein codes for the protein MADAIDDDLYQRTKALLEPGEIDLNGAIVHTDYDGQEDVQMMQATLDVGDIIADKSGYDPDDCYVYSGNDDPDFSSNQHQGLTLDDEEFVWECQQLLREGSFDIVIYYRASADHEAILEEIRELGHEVTGVRGDE
- the uppS gene encoding polyprenyl diphosphate synthase, with product MKRWLRERVDAAYEGLLSREISGAPTHVAVIQDGNRRYARSNGDDAPEGHRKGAKTTERVLEWCQDIGVEELTLYTFSTENFNRPDEQNEALFDLICEKLHEFAEADRVHENEVCIRAIGETELLPDRVQNAIEYAERRTSDYDRFVLNIALAYGGRSRLLEATRGVAEDVEAGELDPEEIDIEDIERRLYDRPLRDVDLIIRPAGEERTSNFLPWHANGNEAAVFFCTPYWPEFSKTDFLRGIRTYEHRAESWRRNRARRALALLGAVSDAELAEAKSIVERFRDSLPTSEQPDLEELDAIQSEQGDGIDSSRRAAD
- a CDS encoding DUF92 domain-containing protein, which translates into the protein MTAPVRRAGVFAALCTLALAVPLGNPQVGAAIAAVAVLGALAVTDGPLFELLAYPSDYEAGRLYGIVTLVLAGSTLGLIAVTTSMSVAVFVGTVLLVGYGNLAEQLAGQWTDRDVVHVAVFCVVATLAAVVGQTAARSIADGAALESLSAALPTMVFLGASGALLASLLRDVLFANDDPVVMLTVGLLAWLLAELEPALALSGGEIAAALAITVAFGYASYALETASIAGMLTGTLLGLLTIVLGGYGWFAVLITFFAIGGLSSKYRYEEKTELGVAEDNNGARGSGNVLGNAAVALGAVLGYAASSATLLPGDPEPSLFLFAFAGSVATAMSDTLSSEIGSVFETPRLITTLEPVEPGTDGGVTWQGEIAGIVGATVVAGISYGLFEEVSAVGAVIIVAAGVVGMTVDSLLGATLEGRVLGNQSVNFLATLSGALVCALLVLSFAVLG